In Pollutimonas sp. M17, a single genomic region encodes these proteins:
- a CDS encoding cation:proton antiporter — MQIGHLVFGLAGLLALVSFMPPVAGRLRLPYSVLLAIVGFVLGLIIHVHSWAPLVMSDFLDSLQHFEVSSETFLFVFLPILLFETALALNVRRLLDDIGPILMMAIVAVIVCTVAVGFSLSAASDYGLVVCLMLGAIVATTDPVAVVGVFREVGAPKRLTTLVEGESLFNDAASIALYSVLLTVLYGGGQLSTGKVFYGFVLSFLGGGVAGFLMGRLASGLFIWLRGWPTAEITLTVALAYLTFYISEHYLGVSGVVATVIAGLVVGSTGRTRMSPATFEQLSSSWSQFGFWANSLIFVFAAMLIPRMIADITWMQVLLILLVFVVTLAARGVMVFGVLPLLGLTRFGTKVSRSYKAVMWWGGLRGAVSLALALAVTEQHNVPYEARQFIAVATTGFVLMTLFINGTSLRFLIRRLRLNELSPFERTLRNQAVVVALDDLREKTDELASNEHIGADVRHRVHAVFDATLASVDGGELAQLSHDQKVSMGLAMMAAREEEMFFDTLKAQVVDWRAAESLLARAEHMSDAVRSGGVKGFEAAIAADLRYSPAFRLALRMHYLFGMQGWLARELAKRFTNLMTKRSVAQRLMHFAEKEIQPLLGPEATAAIIDAHRHRLVLLENALQAMNLQYPVFAQWLQEAYLGRMARALERLRYRDMLSQFLITGEMYSDLVKQIDHRWSHVQKHPALDIAMSASDLIRRVPFFEGLAPDALRAIAKLLKPRLAVPDQQIRMQVGRSRAMYIVASGAVTIHLPDQTTVELGTGEIFGEMAMVAGTEFEAKVTSLGYSRLLMLLEGDFDTLLKRDPALREKIDTVVKQRRRALEVWQEFQSGERQHEPLPELRGEAPAQRPPVVGKSTEAAAASPAAATPAADQAEPGDPAATGAA; from the coding sequence ATGCAGATAGGACACCTGGTATTTGGACTGGCCGGCCTGCTCGCGCTGGTGTCCTTCATGCCGCCGGTGGCCGGCCGCCTTCGGCTGCCCTATTCCGTCCTCCTGGCCATTGTGGGCTTCGTTCTTGGCTTGATCATACATGTCCATAGCTGGGCGCCGCTGGTCATGTCCGATTTCCTCGATTCGCTCCAGCATTTCGAGGTGTCGTCGGAGACCTTTCTCTTCGTTTTCCTTCCCATACTGCTTTTCGAAACCGCGCTGGCCTTGAATGTGCGGCGGCTGCTGGACGACATCGGCCCCATTCTGATGATGGCTATCGTGGCCGTCATCGTCTGCACGGTCGCGGTGGGTTTTTCGTTGAGCGCCGCGTCGGACTACGGCCTGGTGGTATGCCTGATGCTGGGCGCCATCGTGGCGACCACCGATCCGGTCGCCGTGGTGGGCGTGTTCCGCGAGGTCGGAGCGCCCAAGCGCCTGACCACGCTGGTGGAAGGCGAGTCGCTGTTCAACGACGCGGCGTCCATTGCCTTGTATTCCGTGTTGCTGACGGTCTTGTACGGCGGCGGCCAGTTGTCCACCGGCAAAGTATTCTATGGCTTCGTGCTCAGCTTCCTGGGTGGCGGCGTGGCGGGCTTCCTCATGGGGCGGCTGGCCAGCGGCCTTTTCATCTGGCTGCGCGGCTGGCCCACCGCCGAGATAACCCTGACCGTCGCCCTGGCCTATCTGACCTTCTACATCTCCGAGCACTATCTGGGCGTTTCCGGCGTGGTCGCCACCGTCATCGCCGGGCTGGTGGTGGGTTCGACCGGACGCACCCGCATGTCGCCGGCGACCTTCGAACAGTTGTCCAGCTCCTGGTCGCAGTTCGGCTTCTGGGCCAATTCCCTGATTTTCGTTTTCGCCGCCATGCTGATACCGCGCATGATCGCCGATATCACATGGATGCAGGTGCTGCTGATCCTGCTGGTGTTCGTCGTGACGCTTGCCGCGCGCGGCGTGATGGTATTCGGCGTGCTACCCCTGCTGGGACTGACGCGATTCGGCACCAAGGTCAGCCGTTCCTATAAAGCGGTGATGTGGTGGGGCGGCCTGCGTGGCGCCGTATCGCTGGCCCTGGCCCTGGCCGTGACCGAGCAGCATAACGTTCCCTACGAAGCGCGCCAGTTCATTGCGGTGGCCACCACAGGCTTCGTGCTGATGACTTTGTTCATCAATGGCACCAGCTTGCGCTTCCTGATACGGCGGCTGCGCCTGAACGAGCTCTCGCCCTTCGAGCGCACGCTGCGCAACCAGGCGGTGGTCGTCGCCCTGGACGACCTGCGCGAGAAAACCGACGAATTGGCGAGCAACGAGCATATCGGGGCCGATGTCCGGCATCGTGTGCATGCGGTCTTCGACGCCACGCTGGCCAGCGTGGACGGCGGCGAGCTGGCGCAGCTGTCCCACGACCAGAAAGTGTCCATGGGGCTGGCCATGATGGCGGCCCGCGAAGAGGAAATGTTCTTCGACACCCTGAAAGCGCAAGTCGTCGATTGGCGTGCGGCGGAGTCGCTGCTGGCCCGGGCCGAGCACATGAGCGACGCCGTAAGGTCGGGCGGCGTAAAAGGCTTCGAGGCGGCCATTGCCGCCGACTTGCGCTATTCGCCGGCATTCCGCCTGGCGCTGCGGATGCACTATCTGTTCGGCATGCAAGGCTGGCTGGCCCGCGAGCTGGCCAAGCGGTTCACCAATTTGATGACCAAGCGCTCAGTGGCCCAACGGCTGATGCATTTTGCGGAAAAGGAAATCCAGCCCCTGTTGGGGCCGGAGGCCACCGCCGCCATCATCGACGCGCACAGGCATCGCCTGGTGCTGCTGGAGAACGCCTTGCAGGCGATGAACCTCCAGTACCCCGTCTTTGCACAGTGGCTGCAGGAAGCCTACCTGGGCCGCATGGCGCGCGCACTGGAGCGCCTGCGCTATCGCGACATGCTGTCGCAATTCCTGATTACCGGCGAAATGTATTCCGACCTGGTCAAGCAGATAGACCATCGCTGGAGCCATGTGCAAAAGCATCCCGCGCTGGATATCGCCATGAGCGCCAGCGACCTGATACGCCGGGTGCCTTTTTTTGAGGGCCTCGCTCCCGACGCCCTGCGGGCGATCGCCAAGCTGCTCAAGCCGCGCCTGGCGGTGCCCGATCAGCAGATCCGCATGCAGGTAGGCCGAAGCCGGGCGATGTACATCGTGGCCTCGGGCGCGGTGACCATACACTTGCCGGACCAGACGACGGTTGAACTGGGCACGGGAGAAATCTTCGGTGAAATGGCCATGGTCGCCGGTACGGAGTTTGAGGCCAAGGTGACGTCCCTGGGCTACAGCCGCCTCTTGATGCTGCTGGAAGGCGATTTCGACACCCTGCTCAAGCGCGATCCGGCCTTGCGGGAAAAAATAGATACGGTGGTCAAGCAACGCCGGCGCGCGCTGGAGGTATGGCAGGAATTCCAGTCGGGCGAGCGCCAGCACGAGCCCCTGCCCGAGCTGCGTGGCGAGGCCCCGGCACAGCGGCCTCCGGTCGTTGGGAAGTCCACGGAAGCCGCGGCGGCATCGCCGGCAGCCGCAACGCCTGCCGCGGATCAGGCCGAGCCGGGTGATCCGGCCGCCACCGGCGCCGCTTGA
- the cyoE gene encoding heme o synthase, which yields MTSVPVPSQPLIRQYLVLTKPRVTQLAVFCAVIGMFLASPGLPDLGLVIAGTVGIWLLAAAAFAVNCLIEQEIDARMLRTARRATARGTISNTQVILMSGGLGGLGMVVLYNLVNPLTMWLTFATFVGYAIIYTIILKPLTPQNIVIGGLSGAMPPALGWATVADSVPAEAWILVLIIFIWTPPHFWALALYRNNDYAKAGLPMLPVTHGKQFTRLHILLYSFVLFAATLLPFIVRMSGLFYLASAIVLSGMFVMYSWRLYKEYSDELSRKLFRFSILYLALLFAALLLDHWVRLA from the coding sequence ATGACTTCCGTACCCGTTCCCTCCCAGCCCTTAATCCGGCAGTACTTGGTGTTGACCAAGCCCCGCGTGACCCAATTGGCGGTTTTCTGCGCGGTCATCGGCATGTTCCTGGCCAGCCCGGGCCTGCCCGACCTGGGTCTCGTCATTGCCGGAACCGTTGGAATCTGGCTGCTTGCCGCGGCGGCCTTCGCCGTGAACTGCCTGATCGAACAGGAGATCGACGCCCGCATGCTGCGCACGGCGCGCAGGGCGACGGCCCGTGGCACCATCAGCAATACCCAGGTCATCCTGATGTCGGGCGGGCTGGGCGGCCTGGGCATGGTCGTCCTGTACAACCTGGTCAATCCCCTGACCATGTGGCTGACTTTCGCCACATTCGTAGGCTATGCCATCATCTACACCATCATCCTCAAGCCGCTGACCCCGCAGAACATCGTCATCGGCGGCCTGTCGGGCGCCATGCCGCCCGCCCTGGGCTGGGCCACGGTGGCCGACTCGGTGCCGGCCGAAGCCTGGATACTGGTGCTCATCATTTTTATCTGGACGCCGCCCCATTTCTGGGCCCTGGCCCTGTACCGCAACAACGACTACGCCAAGGCCGGCCTGCCCATGCTGCCAGTCACGCACGGCAAGCAGTTCACGCGCCTGCATATCCTGCTGTACAGCTTCGTGCTGTTCGCGGCCACCCTGCTGCCCTTTATCGTGCGCATGAGCGGCCTGTTCTATCTGGCTTCGGCCATTGTCCTGAGCGGCATGTTCGTGATGTATTCCTGGCGCTTGTACAAGGAATACTCCGACGAACTCTCGCGCAAGCTGTTCCGTTTCTCCATTCTGTACCTGGCCCTGCTTTTTGCAGCCCTGCTGCTCGACCACTGGGTCAGGCTGGCCTGA
- a CDS encoding SCO family protein produces the protein MPVFSNKRRSLLTLPLAAALALSMTACGKKEVAFKGSDISGTKLGQDMAMVDGSGTLRTLADYKGKVAVVFFGFTQCPDVCPTAMAELAQTMEILGDDAGKVQVLMISVDPERDTPEILSAYVKAFNPDFVGLTGTPEQLSTTAKSFKAYYAKSAGATPGQYSMDHASSFYIIDPEGEARVLVSGNASAQDIADDIRQLL, from the coding sequence ATGCCTGTGTTTTCCAACAAGCGCCGCAGCCTCCTGACCCTGCCCCTGGCCGCCGCGCTGGCCCTCTCCATGACCGCATGCGGCAAGAAAGAAGTCGCCTTCAAGGGTTCCGACATCAGCGGCACCAAGCTTGGCCAGGACATGGCCATGGTGGACGGCAGCGGCACGCTGCGCACGCTGGCCGACTACAAGGGCAAGGTGGCTGTCGTGTTCTTTGGATTTACCCAATGCCCCGACGTGTGTCCCACCGCCATGGCCGAGCTTGCTCAGACCATGGAGATCCTGGGCGACGATGCCGGCAAGGTGCAGGTATTGATGATCAGCGTCGATCCCGAACGCGACACGCCCGAGATCCTGTCGGCCTACGTCAAGGCCTTCAATCCCGATTTCGTCGGCCTGACCGGCACACCCGAGCAGCTGAGCACGACGGCCAAGTCGTTCAAGGCCTATTACGCCAAGTCGGCGGGCGCGACGCCCGGCCAGTACTCGATGGATCACGCCTCGTCCTTCTACATCATCGACCCCGAAGGCGAGGCGCGGGTGCTGGTCAGCGGCAATGCCTCTGCCCAGGACATCGCCGACGACATTCGCCAGCTTCTGTAA
- the rpoH gene encoding RNA polymerase sigma factor RpoH, whose translation MTHASQSLALSNNQLAMAISNPGALGTIEAYISAVNRLPMLTQEQEVALGKRLRDDSDLDAARQLITSHLRLVVSIARQYLGYGLAHADLIQEGNIGLMKAVKRFDPDRGVRLVSFAVHWIKAEIHEYIVRNWRLVKVATTKAQRKLFFNLRRMRPDGQTMDTEQVNEIARELNVRPEDVSEMEVRLSGREMALETSGDDEDGYAPIAYLSDEGRQEPSRILERRSYDHLQGAGLSDALEGLDPRSRRIVQARWLQDEGGATLHELAAEFGVSAERIRQIETAAFKKLRMALAD comes from the coding sequence ATGACTCATGCTTCGCAATCCTTGGCGCTGAGCAACAATCAGCTGGCCATGGCTATCTCCAATCCGGGTGCCTTAGGCACGATTGAAGCCTATATAAGCGCTGTGAATCGTCTGCCCATGCTTACTCAAGAGCAGGAAGTGGCGTTGGGCAAGCGTTTGCGCGATGATTCCGATCTGGATGCCGCCCGGCAACTGATTACCTCCCACTTGCGTCTGGTGGTGTCCATCGCCCGCCAGTACCTAGGCTACGGCCTGGCTCACGCCGACCTCATCCAGGAAGGCAATATCGGGCTCATGAAGGCCGTCAAGCGCTTCGATCCCGATCGCGGCGTACGGCTGGTGTCGTTCGCGGTGCACTGGATCAAGGCCGAAATCCATGAATACATCGTCCGCAACTGGCGGCTGGTGAAGGTGGCCACGACCAAGGCGCAGCGCAAGCTGTTCTTCAACCTGCGCCGCATGCGCCCCGATGGCCAGACGATGGATACCGAGCAGGTCAACGAGATTGCGCGCGAGCTCAACGTCCGTCCCGAAGATGTCAGCGAGATGGAAGTCCGCCTGTCGGGCCGCGAAATGGCGCTCGAAACCTCCGGTGACGACGAGGACGGCTATGCGCCGATTGCCTACCTGTCCGACGAGGGGCGGCAGGAGCCTTCGCGCATTCTCGAGCGCCGCTCTTACGATCATCTTCAGGGCGCGGGCCTGTCCGATGCGCTGGAAGGCCTGGATCCCCGTTCGCGGCGCATCGTCCAGGCCCGCTGGCTGCAGGACGAGGGCGGCGCCACGCTGCACGAATTGGCCGCTGAATTCGGTGTCTCGGCCGAGCGCATCCGCCAGATCGAAACCGCCGCATTCAAGAAGTTGCGCATGGCGCTGGCGGACTAG
- a CDS encoding COX15/CtaA family protein, whose protein sequence is MERITSRYRKLVFATWFLTLDLIMFGAFVRLTDSGLGCPDWPGCYGKITPIGASGHIEQALQAMPYGAVSFSKAWIEMIHRYVGSILGMMIIGIVYMAWRYRRELGNTPRLAVVTLVAVCVQGAFGAWTVTHQLMPVVVTSHLLGGMLLLALMTWLAAREKTHAPIAAQAVRWRAWMAGGLILLFTQVALGGWVSTNYAALACMDFPMCHGRWVPDMDFHGGYSLIRGLGMLPSGEMISQNALTAIHWVHRNFAFLVFAYLGILAWKMLAEPGLRGPAKLVLILLAAQLLTGLTTIFFQWPLLIAVLHNGGAAGLVLASVTLLVRLSRAHGAKIPA, encoded by the coding sequence GTGGAACGCATTACATCGCGATACCGGAAGCTGGTATTCGCCACCTGGTTCCTGACCCTGGACCTGATCATGTTCGGCGCCTTCGTGCGCCTGACCGACTCCGGGCTGGGCTGCCCGGACTGGCCGGGTTGCTACGGCAAGATCACCCCCATCGGGGCCAGCGGACACATAGAACAGGCCTTGCAGGCCATGCCCTACGGCGCCGTCAGCTTTTCCAAGGCGTGGATCGAAATGATCCATCGCTATGTGGGCTCCATACTGGGCATGATGATCATCGGCATCGTCTACATGGCCTGGCGGTATCGCCGCGAACTGGGCAACACGCCGCGTTTGGCCGTCGTCACGCTGGTGGCCGTATGCGTGCAGGGCGCCTTCGGCGCCTGGACCGTCACCCATCAGCTGATGCCCGTGGTGGTCACCAGCCATCTGCTGGGCGGCATGCTGCTGCTGGCCCTCATGACCTGGCTGGCCGCACGCGAGAAAACACATGCGCCCATCGCCGCCCAGGCGGTGCGCTGGCGCGCATGGATGGCCGGCGGCCTGATCCTGCTGTTCACCCAGGTGGCGCTGGGCGGATGGGTCAGCACCAATTACGCGGCGCTGGCCTGCATGGATTTCCCCATGTGCCACGGGCGCTGGGTTCCCGACATGGATTTCCATGGCGGATACTCGCTGATCCGGGGCCTGGGAATGCTGCCCTCGGGCGAGATGATTTCCCAGAACGCCCTGACCGCCATTCACTGGGTGCATCGCAATTTCGCCTTCCTGGTATTTGCCTACCTGGGTATACTCGCATGGAAAATGCTGGCGGAACCCGGATTGCGCGGTCCCGCAAAACTAGTGCTCATCCTGCTGGCGGCCCAGCTGCTGACCGGGCTTACCACCATCTTCTTCCAGTGGCCCCTGCTTATCGCCGTACTGCACAACGGCGGCGCGGCGGGGCTGGTGCTGGCCAGCGTTACTCTACTGGTGCGCCTGTCGCGCGCCCATGGGGCTAAAATACCGGCATGA
- a CDS encoding SCO family protein, whose translation MCLAPVVFALLAYYVPSLGLRPQESTNYGTLIQPQRPIPSAQELPLTTRDGQPFDLASLHGKWLLVSADASACPESCVRKLFILRNSHASQGKNVERLARVWFMTDKGPVPEQVLEAYKGTHMLQADPDKLAAFLAPKASPAEREAALKAPMWIIDPLGNLMMQFPADADPISVRDDISKLIRNSRIG comes from the coding sequence ATGTGCCTGGCGCCCGTCGTGTTCGCCCTGTTGGCGTATTACGTCCCATCGCTGGGCCTGCGCCCCCAGGAAAGCACCAACTACGGAACGTTGATACAGCCTCAGCGGCCCATCCCAAGCGCCCAGGAACTACCGCTGACCACCCGGGACGGCCAGCCTTTCGACCTGGCCAGCCTGCACGGCAAATGGCTGCTGGTCAGCGCCGATGCCAGCGCCTGCCCCGAATCCTGCGTCAGGAAGCTGTTCATTCTGCGCAATTCCCACGCCAGCCAGGGCAAGAATGTGGAACGCCTGGCCCGTGTCTGGTTCATGACGGACAAGGGGCCGGTGCCCGAGCAAGTGCTTGAAGCCTACAAGGGCACGCACATGCTGCAGGCCGATCCCGACAAGCTGGCGGCGTTCCTCGCGCCCAAGGCGAGCCCCGCCGAGCGCGAGGCGGCGCTGAAGGCCCCCATGTGGATCATCGACCCCCTGGGCAACCTGATGATGCAGTTCCCGGCCGACGCCGACCCCATCTCGGTGCGCGACGACATCAGCAAACTCATCCGCAATTCGCGCATTGGCTAG